A region from the Vulpes lagopus strain Blue_001 chromosome 5, ASM1834538v1, whole genome shotgun sequence genome encodes:
- the SGSM3 gene encoding small G protein signaling modulator 3 isoform X1, with product MSGNHIPSASGPFSALTPSMWPQEILAKYTQKEESVEQAEFCYDEFGFRVDKEDSANPSSSRLPGVSLLEDPPQRLRWQAHLEFTHNHDVGDLTWDKIAVSLPRSEKLRSLVLAGIPHSMRPQLWMRLSGALQKKKNSELSYREMVKNSSNDDTIAAKQIEKDLLRTMPSNACFANVSSIGVPRLRRVLRALAWLYPEIGYCQGTGMVAACLLLFLEEEDAFWMMCAIIEDLLPASYFSTTLLGVQTDQRVLRHLIVQYLPRLDKLLQEHDIELSLITLHWFLTAFASVVHVRLLLRLWDLFFYEGSLVLFQTTLGMLRLKEEELIQSENSASIFNTLSDIPSQIEDAELLLGEAMRLAGSLTDVAVETQRRKHLAYLIADQGQLLGTSATTNLSQVVRRRTQRRKSGITSLLFGEDDLEALKAKNIKQTELVADLREAILRVARHFQCTDPKNCSVELSPDYSMESHQRDHENYVACSRSHRRRAKALLDFERHDDDELGFRKNDIITIISQKDEHCWVGELNGLRGWFPAKFVEVLDERSKEYSIAGDDAVTEGVTDLVRGTLCPALKALFEHGLKKPSLLGGACHPWLFIEEAAGREVERDFDSVYSRLVLCKTYRLDEDGKVLTPEELLYRAVQSVNVTHDAAHAQMDVKLRSLICVGLNEQVLHLWLEVLCSSLPTVEKWYHPWSFLRSPGWVQIKCELRVLCCFAFSLSQDWELPVKREEEKKPLKEGVQDMLVKHHLFSWDIDG from the exons ATGTCAG GAAACCACATACCTTCTGCCAGTGGCCCCTTCTCAGCCCTGACCCCGAGCATGTGGCCCCAGGAGATCTTGGCCAAGTACACACAG AAGGAAGAGTCTGTAGAACAAGCAGAGTTCTGCTACGATGAGTTTGGTTTCCGCGTGGACAAGGAAG ACAGTGCCAACCCCAGTTCTAGCAGGCTTCCGGGTGTGTCTCTGTTGGAGGACCCTCCACAGAGGCTGCGGTGGCAGGCCCACCTGGAGTTCACCCATAATCACGATGTGGGGGACCTCACCTGGGACAAGATTGCTGTCTCTCTGCCCCGCTCTGAGAAGCTCCGCTCCCTAGTGCTAGCTGGCATCCCACACAGCATGAGGCCACAG ctgTGGATGCGGCTCTCCGGGGCTctgcagaagaagaagaattctGAGCTGTCCTACCGAGAGATGGTGAAGAACAGCTCCAATGATGACACCATTGCTGCCAAACAG ATTGAGAAGGACCTGCTCCGCACCATGCCCAGCAACGCCTGCTTCGCCAATGTGAGCAGCATTGGAGTGCCCCGCCTGCGCAGGGTCCTCCGAGCACTGGCCTGGCTCTACCCGGAGATCGGCTACTGCCAGGGCACAGGCATG GTGGCTGCCTGCCTCCTGCtgttcctggaggaggaggatgctTTCTGGATGATGTGTGCCATCATTGAGGACCTGCTCCCTGCCTCCTACTTCAGCACCACTCTGCTAGGCGTCCAGACGGACCAACGGGTCCTGCGCCACCTCATCGTCCAGTACCTGCCTCGCTTGGACAAGCTGCTCCAGGAACACGACATTG AGTTGTCCCTGATCACGCTGCACTGGTTCCTCACGGCCTTTGCCAGTGTGGTGCACGTCAGGCTGCTGCTGCGCCTCTGGGACCTGTTTTTCTACGAGGGCTCCCTGGTGCTGTTCCAGACCACGCTGGGCATGCTGCGGCTCAAG GAGGAGGAGCTGATCCAGTCCGAGAACTCGGCCTCTATCTTCAATACGCTGTCAGACATCCCTTCACAGATTGAGGATGCGGAGCTGCTGCTGGGGGAGGCCATGCGGCTGGCTGGCTCCCTCACGGACGTGGCTGTGGAGACACAGCGCCGCAAGCACCTGGCCTACCTCATTGCAGACCAGGGCCAGCTCCTGGGGACCAGCGCCACCACCAACCTCTCGCAG GTTGTGCGTCGCAGGACCCAGCGGAGGAAGTCTGGCATCACCTCCCTGCTCTTTG GGGAGGACGACCTGGAAGCGCTCAAGGCCAAGAACATCAAGCAGACGGAACTGGTAGCTGACCTCCGGGAAGCCATCTTGCGCGTGGCACGCCATTTCCAGTGCACAGACCCCAAAAACTGTAGTGTG GAGCTGAGCCCGGACTATAGCATGGAGAGCCACCAGCGGGATCACGAGAACTATGTGGCGTGCTCACGCAGCCACCGGCGCCGGGCCAAGGCCCTGCTGGACTTCGAGCGACATGACGATGACGAGCTGGGCTTCCGCAAGAACGACATCATCACA ATCATCTCTCAGAAGGACGAGCACTGCTGGGTCGGGGAGCTGAACGGCCTGAGAG gcTGGTTTCCAGCCAAGTTTGTAGAAGTTCTGGATGAACGGAGCAAAGAG TACTCCATTGCGGGGGACGACGCCGTGACAGAGGGGGTCACAGACCTCGTTCGAGGGACCCTCTGTCCAGCTCTCAAGGCCCTATTTGAGCATGGGCTGAAGAAGCCGTCGCTGCTTGGGGGTGCCTGCCACCCATGGCTGTTTATCGAGGAG GCAGCAGGCCGGGAGGTGGAGAGAGACTTTGACTCAGTGTACTCGCGCCTGGTGCTGTGTAAGACGTACAG GCTGGATGAAGATGGCAAAGTCCTGACCCCAGAGGAGCTGCTCTACCGG GCTGTGCAGTCTGTGAACGTGACCCATGACGCTGCACATGCACAGATGGACGTCAAGCTCCGGTCCCTCATCTGTGTGGGGCTCAA CGAGCAGGTTTTGCACCTGTGGCTGGAGGTGCTGTGCTCCAGCCTGCCTACTGTGGAGAAGTGGTACCATCCCTGGTCCTTCCTGCGCAGCCCTGGCTGGGTCCAGATCAAGTGCGAACTCCG CGTCCTCTGCTGCTTCGCCTTCAGCCTGTCCCAGGACTGGGAACTTCCTGTGAagagagag GAGGAGAAGAAGCCACTGAAGGAGGGTGTTCAGGACATGCTCGTGAAGCACCACCTCTTCAGCTGGGACATCGACGGGTGA
- the SGSM3 gene encoding small G protein signaling modulator 3 isoform X2: MSLVSAWTRKLWMRLSGALQKKKNSELSYREMVKNSSNDDTIAAKQIEKDLLRTMPSNACFANVSSIGVPRLRRVLRALAWLYPEIGYCQGTGMVAACLLLFLEEEDAFWMMCAIIEDLLPASYFSTTLLGVQTDQRVLRHLIVQYLPRLDKLLQEHDIELSLITLHWFLTAFASVVHVRLLLRLWDLFFYEGSLVLFQTTLGMLRLKEEELIQSENSASIFNTLSDIPSQIEDAELLLGEAMRLAGSLTDVAVETQRRKHLAYLIADQGQLLGTSATTNLSQVVRRRTQRRKSGITSLLFGEDDLEALKAKNIKQTELVADLREAILRVARHFQCTDPKNCSVELSPDYSMESHQRDHENYVACSRSHRRRAKALLDFERHDDDELGFRKNDIITIISQKDEHCWVGELNGLRGWFPAKFVEVLDERSKEYSIAGDDAVTEGVTDLVRGTLCPALKALFEHGLKKPSLLGGACHPWLFIEEAAGREVERDFDSVYSRLVLCKTYRLDEDGKVLTPEELLYRAVQSVNVTHDAAHAQMDVKLRSLICVGLNEQVLHLWLEVLCSSLPTVEKWYHPWSFLRSPGWVQIKCELRVLCCFAFSLSQDWELPVKREEEKKPLKEGVQDMLVKHHLFSWDIDG; this comes from the exons ATGAGTTTGGTTTCCGCGTGGACAAGGAAG ctgTGGATGCGGCTCTCCGGGGCTctgcagaagaagaagaattctGAGCTGTCCTACCGAGAGATGGTGAAGAACAGCTCCAATGATGACACCATTGCTGCCAAACAG ATTGAGAAGGACCTGCTCCGCACCATGCCCAGCAACGCCTGCTTCGCCAATGTGAGCAGCATTGGAGTGCCCCGCCTGCGCAGGGTCCTCCGAGCACTGGCCTGGCTCTACCCGGAGATCGGCTACTGCCAGGGCACAGGCATG GTGGCTGCCTGCCTCCTGCtgttcctggaggaggaggatgctTTCTGGATGATGTGTGCCATCATTGAGGACCTGCTCCCTGCCTCCTACTTCAGCACCACTCTGCTAGGCGTCCAGACGGACCAACGGGTCCTGCGCCACCTCATCGTCCAGTACCTGCCTCGCTTGGACAAGCTGCTCCAGGAACACGACATTG AGTTGTCCCTGATCACGCTGCACTGGTTCCTCACGGCCTTTGCCAGTGTGGTGCACGTCAGGCTGCTGCTGCGCCTCTGGGACCTGTTTTTCTACGAGGGCTCCCTGGTGCTGTTCCAGACCACGCTGGGCATGCTGCGGCTCAAG GAGGAGGAGCTGATCCAGTCCGAGAACTCGGCCTCTATCTTCAATACGCTGTCAGACATCCCTTCACAGATTGAGGATGCGGAGCTGCTGCTGGGGGAGGCCATGCGGCTGGCTGGCTCCCTCACGGACGTGGCTGTGGAGACACAGCGCCGCAAGCACCTGGCCTACCTCATTGCAGACCAGGGCCAGCTCCTGGGGACCAGCGCCACCACCAACCTCTCGCAG GTTGTGCGTCGCAGGACCCAGCGGAGGAAGTCTGGCATCACCTCCCTGCTCTTTG GGGAGGACGACCTGGAAGCGCTCAAGGCCAAGAACATCAAGCAGACGGAACTGGTAGCTGACCTCCGGGAAGCCATCTTGCGCGTGGCACGCCATTTCCAGTGCACAGACCCCAAAAACTGTAGTGTG GAGCTGAGCCCGGACTATAGCATGGAGAGCCACCAGCGGGATCACGAGAACTATGTGGCGTGCTCACGCAGCCACCGGCGCCGGGCCAAGGCCCTGCTGGACTTCGAGCGACATGACGATGACGAGCTGGGCTTCCGCAAGAACGACATCATCACA ATCATCTCTCAGAAGGACGAGCACTGCTGGGTCGGGGAGCTGAACGGCCTGAGAG gcTGGTTTCCAGCCAAGTTTGTAGAAGTTCTGGATGAACGGAGCAAAGAG TACTCCATTGCGGGGGACGACGCCGTGACAGAGGGGGTCACAGACCTCGTTCGAGGGACCCTCTGTCCAGCTCTCAAGGCCCTATTTGAGCATGGGCTGAAGAAGCCGTCGCTGCTTGGGGGTGCCTGCCACCCATGGCTGTTTATCGAGGAG GCAGCAGGCCGGGAGGTGGAGAGAGACTTTGACTCAGTGTACTCGCGCCTGGTGCTGTGTAAGACGTACAG GCTGGATGAAGATGGCAAAGTCCTGACCCCAGAGGAGCTGCTCTACCGG GCTGTGCAGTCTGTGAACGTGACCCATGACGCTGCACATGCACAGATGGACGTCAAGCTCCGGTCCCTCATCTGTGTGGGGCTCAA CGAGCAGGTTTTGCACCTGTGGCTGGAGGTGCTGTGCTCCAGCCTGCCTACTGTGGAGAAGTGGTACCATCCCTGGTCCTTCCTGCGCAGCCCTGGCTGGGTCCAGATCAAGTGCGAACTCCG CGTCCTCTGCTGCTTCGCCTTCAGCCTGTCCCAGGACTGGGAACTTCCTGTGAagagagag GAGGAGAAGAAGCCACTGAAGGAGGGTGTTCAGGACATGCTCGTGAAGCACCACCTCTTCAGCTGGGACATCGACGGGTGA